Proteins from a genomic interval of Crassostrea angulata isolate pt1a10 chromosome 7, ASM2561291v2, whole genome shotgun sequence:
- the LOC128156696 gene encoding toll-like receptor 2 — MYYIISGLILIFLTERGYSQLSLENTPCPSVCVCNGEKVTCEGHLRYIPPLPEKTTDFDFSSNKLGYLGENAFKNISGLNLTRLAIRRHIKHIHPLAFQMLPHLQFLNLSDNPMLHSGSLRKAFYGLRKSELREISLTNMYLHSLRDDFFSNLSNTSLVRVHLDSNVIANNVGDLMFPLSSKLREISFQRNRISNVSLNITMPKMEILILRKNNLLSVPNFCSEPGHQPRFPNLKVLDLSDNLIAFVKETTFYRNCFPRLQNLSLGFNKIKILGKNFINHMPSILYLSIENLDPDVDLNKYSLNSSSLQYLYMGNKFNILKNNKNMFLFSYTRNLRVLDMTGIQFVLPHGLENMMRRLFQPLKSLEELTLKKTSLSTFPVSVFQFMPNFTKLSLQDCSFNQTNLMKLYTPTFLKILLLDNNLITSINETNIPNNIERMSLKGNPFLCTCDLVFFRKWIETNSDRLLGWPNDYTCSLPQEWKGKNLVDFHLNKLLCHPINPYIIMAISIFFAVIVIATISCIIYKKRWHIKYYFYLLRAKKRGYEVLGGDDFAFDVFVAYNSDDRIWVISEMIPRLENEEHLKLCLHDRDFQIGKLIVDNITDAMHRSRKILIILSNSFAQSHWCRFETMMAQLRSINHKDNTVVVVILENILTKNMNNSLHMLLKSTTYIEWTNEKTAKEMFWTRLVSSIKT; from the coding sequence ATGTCCAAGTGTGTGCGTGTGTAATGGAGAAAAAGTAACATGTGAGGGTCATCTACGATATATCCCACCATTGCCTGAAAAAACAACAGATTTTGATTTCTCCTCGAATAAGCTAGGATACTTAGGAGAAAACGCATTCAAGAATATATCTGGACTAAATTTGACAAGACTTGCTATAAGACGTCACATTAAGCATATCCATCCGCTGGCTTTTCAAATGCTTCCACACCTACAGTTTCTAAATCTGAGTGATAATCCAATGCTTCATTCCGGATCTCTACGGAAAGCGTTTTATGGATTGCGAAAAAGTGAATTGAGAGAAATTAGCTTGACAAATATGTACTTGCACTCTTTGCGCGATGACTTTTTTTCCAACCTGAGTAACACGTCTCTGGTAAGAGTCCATCTTGATAGTAATGTTATAGCTAACAATGTCGGGGATTTGATGTTTCCATTGTCCTCAAAATTGCGAGAAATTTCGTTCCAAAGAAATCGAATTTCAAATGTGTCATTAAATATAACTATGCCAAAAATGGAGATTCTTATTTTAAGAAAGAACAACCTATTGTCTGTTCCAAACTTTTGTTCCGAGCCCGGTCACCAACCACGTTTTCCTAATCTAAAGGTACTTGATCTGAGTGATAACCTTATAGCATTTGTCAAAGAAACCACATTCTACAGAAACTGTTTCCCAAGACTTCAAAACCTGTCCCTTGGATTTAACAAGATTAAGATATTAGGCAAAAACTTCATCAATCATATGCCCTCCATCTTGTACTTGTCCATAGAAAATCTAGATCCTGATGTTGATCTGAATAAATATTCCTTGAACAGTTCATCGTTGCAGTACTTGTACATGGGAAATAAATTCAACAttctgaaaaataacaaaaatatgttcTTATTTAGTTATACTAGAAATCTGAGAGTTCTTGATATGACTGGAATACAATTTGTTCTACCTCATGGCTTGGAAAACATGATGCGTCGACTATTTCAGCCTTTGAAGAGTCTAGAAGAATTGACATTGAAGAAAACGTCTTTATCAACATTTCCAGTATCCGTCTTCCAGTTCATGCCGAATTTTACGAAACTCTCCTTACAAGATTGTTCTTTTAACCAAACAAACTTAATGAAGCTATATACACCAACCTTCTTAAAGATTCTACTTCTGGACAACAACTTGATAACCAGTATCAACGAGACAAACATCCCAAACAATATTGAACGGATGAGTTTAAAGGGCAATCCTTTTCTTTGTACTTGTGACCTTGTTTTCTTCAGGAAATGGATCGAAACCAACTCTGACCGCCTTTTGGGGTGGCcaaatgattatacatgtagtctACCACAGGAATGGAAGGGGAAGAATCTTGTTGATTTTCACCTTAATAAACTTTTATGCCATCCCATTAATCCTTACATCATCATGGCTAtttccattttctttgcagTCATTGTCATTGCCACAATATCTTGTATAATATACAAGAAACGCTGGCACATCAAGTATTACTTTTATCTTTTGCGCGCTAAAAAGCGTGGCTATGAAGTTCTTGGGGGTGATGATTTTGCCTTTGATGTATTCGTAGCTTATAACTCGGACGACAGAATCTGGGTCATTTCAGAAATGATACCCAGATTGGAGAACGAAGAACATCTTAAACTTTGCTTACATGACAGGGATTTTCAGATTGGAAAACTAATTGTAGACAACATCACTGACGCTATGCACCGAAGTAGAAAGATTCTAATCATTCTTTCTAACAGTTTTGCACAAAGTCATTGGTGTAGGTTCGAAACCATGATGGCACAGTTACGTTCGATTAATCACAAGGACAACACTGTGGTTGTTGTCATTTTGGAAAACATTCTGACCAAAAACATGAACAACTCCCTTCATATGCTTTTAAAATCTACCACATATATAGAATGGACGAATGAAAAAACAGCGAAGGAGATGTTCTGGACTAGATTAGTGTCTTCGATAAAAACTTAA
- the LOC128191234 gene encoding uncharacterized protein LOC128191234 — protein MAFQMLPNLQFLDLSENKGLHSSNKLHSAFLGLQNSALTEIRLTKLRLNNLFEDFFLYLRNTSLERVFFDDNIITSNIGDVMSPLSSHLREISFKGNQISKVSFNKTMPYMEVVTLSNNKLLSVPDCCNIGTSRPSCPNLRELDLSDNLTSVVYGGKLFRQCLPRIQRLFLGYNKIKTLGKNFISLLPYLVYLSIENLDPQCIPCEFSLNSSSLQYLYMGDKNKDLRYNPHLFNYTRNLKLLDMTGLQFVLSHKKTGKQLFELFKSLTRLEELILKRTSLSTFPATLFPRHAKINKTVLTRLFFQRNKPKKVICSSIFKGSTTRQQLDNQCIRK, from the coding sequence ATGGCATTTCAAATGCTTCCTAATCTACAGTTCTTAGACCTGAGTGAGAACAAAGGACTTCATTCTTCAAATAAACTTCATTCTGCTTTTCTTGGACTGCAAAATAGTGCTTTAACAGAAATCCGCTTAACAAAATTACgcttaaataatttgtttgaaGACTTTTTCCTGTATCTAAGAAACACATCCCTAGAGCGAGTTTTCTTCGATGATAATATAATAACTAGCAACATTGGTGATGTTATGTCTCCATTGTCTTCTCATTTGAGAGAAATTTCATTCAAGGGCAACCAAATTTCAAAAGTGTCATTCAACAAAACTATGCCATACATGGAGGTTGTCACTCTAAGCAATAACAAACTGTTGTCCGTTCCAGACTGTTGTAATATTGGCACTAGCCGACCAAGTTGTCCTAATCTAAGGGAACTAGATCTGAGTGACAATCTCACATCAGTTGTTTACGGAGGAAAACTCTTCAGACAATGCTTACCAAGGATTCAAAGGCTGTTTCTAGGATATAACAAGATTAAGACATTAGGCAAAAACTTTATAAGCCTTCTACCGTACCTCGTCTATTTGTCCATAGAAAATCTAGATCCTCAATGTATTCCTTGCGAATTTTCCTTGAACAGTTCTTCGCTGCAGTATTTATACATGGGAGACAAAAACAAAGATCTAAGATATAACCCACACTTATTTAATTACACAAGAAACCTAAAGCTTTTAGATATGACTGGAttacaatttgttttatctCACAAGAAAACGGGGAAGCAGTTATTTGAACTATTTAAGTCTCTTACACGACTGGAAGAATTAATACTGAAGAGAACATCTTTATCAACGTTTCCAGCAACTCTTTTTCCGCGTCATGCCAAAATTAACAAAACTGTCCTTACAAGATTGTTTTTTCAACGAAACAAACCTAAAAAAGTTATTTGCTCTAGCATCTTTAAAGGTTCTACTACTAGACAACAACTTGATAACCAGTGTATACGTAAATGA